One stretch of Arachis duranensis cultivar V14167 chromosome 1, aradu.V14167.gnm2.J7QH, whole genome shotgun sequence DNA includes these proteins:
- the LOC107459210 gene encoding LOW QUALITY PROTEIN: uncharacterized protein LOC107459210 (The sequence of the model RefSeq protein was modified relative to this genomic sequence to represent the inferred CDS: deleted 1 base in 1 codon; substituted 1 base at 1 genomic stop codon) — MSGAPRLRSMNVADSEARPVLVPAGNKTGSFGSRKPATKPLRKAEKSRNEVASAKEKKPCELSSAVNPSPSPQSHSASVSSVLRRHEQLLHCNLSLNASCSSDASTDSFHSRASTGRLTRSNSLGVPRKRSVSKPRSVASDGVLESAPDGSQSKKRCAWVTHNTEPWYATFHDEEWGVPVHDDKKLFELLFHYEPXYANCNSLLLCQLKAIFCCGFISIIFVNKVLCREVFADFDPIAVSKLNEKKLMAPGTAATSLLSELKLRATIENARQISKVIEEFGSFDKYIWSFVNHKPIVSRFRYPRQVPVKTPKADVISKDLVRRGFRSVGPTVVYSFMQVVGLTNDHLISCFRFQECIAAAERKEENAIKDDTQQKETDNVMQADLSIAIDALNFSSEGIV; from the exons ATGTCGGGGGCTCCTAGATTGAGGTCTATGAATGTTGCTGATTCAGAGGCAAGGCCTGTGCTTGTACCAGCTGGGAACAAGACAGGGTCTTTTGGTTCAAGGAAACCAGCTACAAAGCCACTGAGGAAGGCTGAGAAATCCAGGAACGAGGTTGCTTCGGCGAAGGAGAAGAAACCATGTGAATTGTCCTCAGCTGTGAATCCCTCACCTTCTCCTCAGTCACACTCTGCAAGTGTTTCTTCTGTGCTTCGCAGGCATGAGCAATTGCTGCACTGTAATTTGTCTCTGAATGCTTCATGCTCATCTGATGCATCCACAGACTCGTTCCACAGCCGAGCTTCGACTGGGAGATTGACAAGGTCTAATAGCTTGGGAGTTCCAAGGAAACGGTCTGTGTCAAAGCCTAGAAGTGTTGCTTCTGATGGTGTGTTGGAATCTGCCCCTGATGGTTCACAGTCCAAGAAGAGGTGTGCTTGGGTCACTCATAATACCg AACCATGGTATGCTACTTTCCATGACGAAGAATGGGGTGTTCCAGTACACGACGACAA GAAACTATTTGAGCTTCTTTTCCATTATGAGCC CTGATATGCGAATTGCAATAGTTTGCTGTTATGTCAGCTGAAGGCTATTTTTTGCTGTGGCTTTATTAGCATCATTTTTGTTAACAAGGTTCTTTGCAGGGAAGTTTTTGCAGACTTTGATCCCATTGCTGTGTCGAAGTTAAACGAGAAGAAGTTGATGGCGCCAGGAACTGCTGCTACCTCCTTACTTTCAGAGCTTAAATTGCGAGCCACAATTGAGAATGCCCGTCAAATATCAAAG GTCATAGAGGAGTTTGGGTCATTCGACAAGTATATTTGGAGTTTTGTGAACCACAAGCCTATAGTTAGCAGGTTCCGGTATCCACGACAGGTTCCTGTTAAGACACCAAAAGCTGATGTTATTAGCAAAGACCTTGTGAGGAGGGGGTTCCGCAGCGTGGGACCTACCGTCGTATACTCCTTCATGCAGGTTGTGGGGTTAACAAATGACCACCTCATCAGTTGCTTTAGATTTCAGGAGTGTATAGCTGCAGCAGAACGCAAAGAAGAGAATGCCATCAAGGATGATACTCAACAAAAGGAGACTGATAATGTGATGCAAGCTGATCTCTCCATTGCCATTGATGCTTTGAATTTCTCCTCAGAAGGAATTGTGTGA
- the LOC107459217 gene encoding leucine aminopeptidase 1, with the protein MAAIASTLLLSFSFSTVSSSSLFLTRITSRFSFAAPLPLRSNHTKHMAHTLARATATLGLTHPSNTDSPKISFAAKEVDVTEWNGDILAVGVTEKDLAKDGKSGFENPILKKIDSKLGGLLAEASSEEDFSGKAGQSTVLRITGLGSKRIGLIGLGQTTSTTAAFKTFGEAVAAAAKSAQASNVAVVLASSEGLSKETKLSTAYAIATGTALGIFEDNRYKSESKKSALSSVDIIGLGTGPELEKKLKYAGDVSSGIIFGRELVNSPANVLTPGVLAEEASKIASEYSDVFTAKILNAEQCKELKMGSYLGVAAASENPPHFIHLCYKPPSGTVNVKLALVGKGLTFDSGGYNIKTGPGCSIELMKFDMGGSAAVLGAAKALGQIKPLGVEVHFVVAACENMISGKGMRPGDIVTASNGKTIEVNNTDAEGRLTLADALVYACNQGVEKIVDLATLTGACVVALGPSIAGIFTPSDELAKEVVEASEVSGEKLWRMPLEDSYWESMKSGVADMVNTGGRQGGAITAALFLKQFVDEKVQWMHIDLAGPVWNEKKRSATGFGVATLVEWVLKNASQK; encoded by the exons ATGGCAGCCATTGCCAGCAcactccttctttctttctcattCTCAACTGTATCTTCgtcttctctctttcttaccAGAATCACTTCTCGTTTCTCTTTCGCTGCACCGCTTCCTCTGCGTTCCAACCACACCAAGCACATGGCTCACACTCTCGCTCGCGCCACTGCCACTCTCGGCCTTACTCACCCTTCCAACACCGATTCCCCCAAG ATCTCTTTTGCTGCTAAGGAGGTTGATGTCACTGAATGGAACGGAGACATCCTTGCAGTGGGTGTTACTGAGAAAGACTTGGCTAAGGATGGGAAATCGGGATTTGAGAATccgattttgaaaaagattgacTCCAAGTTGGGTGGTTTGTTAGCTGAAGCGTCCTCTGAAGAGGATTTCTCAGGCAAAGCTGGCCAATCAACGGTTCTTAGAATTACCGGCCTCGGGTCGAAGAGGATTGGCTTGATTGGGCTTGGACAGACCACTTCCACTACCGCAGCTTTTAAGACTTTTGGTGAGGCTGTTGCAGCTGCTGCAAAGTCTGCTCAAGCAAGCAATGTAGCCGTTGTTCTCGCCTCTTCTGAAGGACTTTCTAAAGAAACAAAGCTCAGCACTGCTTATGCAATCGCCACTG GGACTGCGCTGGGAATATTTGAGGATAACAGGTACAAGTCGGAATCAAAGAAATCAGCGCTTAGCTCAGTTGACATTATTGGCCTTGGAACTGGACCTGAATTGGAGAAGAAACTTAAGTATGCAGGAGATGTTTCCTCCGGTATAATTTTTGGAAGGGAGCTTGTAAATTCTCCTGCCAATGTGCTCACACCAG GGGTGTTGGCAGAAGAGGCATCAAAGATTGCTTCCGAATATAGTGATGTTTTTACTGCTAAAATATTGAATGCTGAACAATGTAAGGAATTGAAAATGGGATCCTATCTGGGTGTTGCTGCAGCATCAGAAAATCCTCCACATTTTATCCATCTATGTTATAAACCTCCAAGTGGAACTGTCAATGTCAAATTGGCATTGGTTGGAAAGGGTTTGACTTTTGACAG TGGTGGCTACAACATCAAGACTGGACCTGGCTGTTCAATTGAACTCATGAAATTTGATATGGGTGGTTCAGCTGCCGTTTTGGGTGCAGCGAAAGCTCTTGGTCAAATCAAACCTCTTGGAGTTGAG GTTCATTTTGTAGTTGCAGCTTGTGAGAATATGATTAGTGGAAAAGGTATGAGGCCTGGAGACATTGTCACAGCTTCAAATGGAAAGACTATAGAG GTTAACAACACTGATGCGGAGGGTAGGCTTACCTTGGCAGATGCTCTGGTATATGCTTGTAACCAAGGTGTTGAGAAG ATTGTTGACCTGGCAACTTTAACTGGGGCATGTGTGGTTGCTCTTGGACCCTCAATTGCAG GTATTTTTACACCCAGTGATGAGCTGGCAAAAGAAGTTGTTGAAGCCTCTGAGGTGAGTGGGGAGAAACTATGGAGGATGCCATTAGAAGATAGTTACTGGGAGTCAATGAAATCAGGAGTCGCTGATATGGTTAACACTGGTGGTCGACAAGGCGGTGCTATTACTGCCGCCCTTTTCCTAAAACAG TTTGTTGATGAAAAGGTTCAATGGATGCATATCGACTTGGCCGGTCCGGTATGGAACGAGAAGAAACGCTCAGCAACAGGATTTGGTGTTGCTACTTTAGTAGAATGGGTTTTGAAAAATGCTTCTCAAAAGTGA
- the LOC110276254 gene encoding protein FAR1-RELATED SEQUENCE 6-like has protein sequence MEKLRHSHQRSHGCLHAGSFQRSCPPIYDHGAALSSAHNTAGVHSFRMAESQEERAASEGPHLCTSPSRNSLMEVDIVEPLVCVASEVSENLSNEQENLAANVAEHGHKSNKLSDVMDVGSEEMEPGDELLDHGNLQEDEIPRVGMRFPQLQMAHDFYVSYAKKAGFATKIRTTTFDKITKAPINQAIHCNRDGIRESRVKAPTRKNTISAAGCKARIYLKFDKDMQDWVLFKVNLTHSHSFSVRKAVHHEYRQLTIHAKCVIKDNDEAVIRPNKTFLALANEGGGPSNLGYLEKDLGNYITARLRSSNVNADVREMMSYFRRMKDINPNFFYAVKLDDECKFKSAVWVDARCRASYEYYGDVVSVDSTYNRNRHGLPFVSFVGVNHHGRSTLLGCALLGNEEIGSYEWVFLQWVKCMGTAPKCIITDQCRSLYRAIKNTLPDTRHRWCIWHIMNKLPSKLGGYRRYGALYGDLNDIVWNSRTEESFEDDWADFIDEYNLHNNTWLSGLICMMTDACGSQYTSRVNFGQECGVRKGVRACTHSTVDTYTRELEDDAADSRGVIPCATTSPIEKQFQQEYTTSIFRDVQIEFVRKANCRVSAVDEQGPVVCVKVEEEKLLNDTILCVPYDVHFDRSTHELRCECNLFESSGVLCCHCLEVFHSYKVYKVPSCYILPRWSKKIKCKHTYVKSSHDVSRSDESHVAFRKLCAHFYNVAQEFLGDDEETALLHVALEETRAKLATHRAKKRSERMAETQTNIGSQSSNDVGVDDIQGPSKVTTKGRPKSKRLGSALEKSIKNSRRRKQKNSHPVVRPHTFQDINHCDVSSLDVPKQDGGFILDVHFSKLLDVQISYIGGWKKNVMESSLSNVKNNKALSMSTVSKLSITK, from the exons ATGGAAAA GTTAAGACACTCTCATCAACGATCACACGGCTGCCTCCATGCAGGATCGTTCCAACGCAGCTGCCCTCCCATCTACGATCACGGCGCCGCCCTCTCATCTGCACACAACACAGCCGGTGTTCACTCTTTCAGAATGGCAGAATCGCAAGAAGAACGTGCTGCAAGTGAGGGTCCTCATTTATGCACATCACCTAGCCGAAATTCATTAATGGAGGTTGATATAGTTGAACCGTTAGTTTGTGTTGCCTCTGAAGTTTCTGAAAATTTATCAAACGAACAAGAAAACTTAGCCGCCAATGTCGCAGAGCATGGTCACAAGTCAAACAAG TTGTCGGATGTTATGGATGTTGGAAGTGAAGAGATGGAGCCTGGTGATGAG tTACTAGATCATGGTAACCTACAAGAAGATGAGATACCAAGAGTTGGAATGCGATTTCCTCAGCTACAGATGGCGCATGACTTTTATGTGTCCTATGCAAAGAAAGCTGGATTTGCAACTAAGATAAGGACGACAACATTTGACAAGATCACAAAGGCTCCCATTAACCAGGCTATACACTGTAATCGCGATGGGATCCGCGAGTCTCGTGTTAAAGCACCAACACGGAAGAATACGATTTCAGCTGCTGGGTGCAAGGCAAGGATATATCTCAAGTTTGATAAAGACATGCAAGATTGGGTTTTGTTCAAGGTTAACTTGACACACTCACACTCCTTTTCAGTGAGAAAGGCAGTGCACCATGAGTATAGGCAGCTGACCATACACGCGAAGTGCGTGATTAAGGATAACGATGAGGCTGTGATTCGACCAAATAAGACATTTCTTGCTTTGGCAAATGAGGGTGGAGGCCCCTCTAACTTGGGATACTTAGAGAAGGATTTAGGAAACTATATAACAGCAAGGCTCCGAAGTAGCAACGTTAATGCGGATGTCAGGGAGATGATGAGCTACTTTAGGAGAATGAAGGACATCAATCCGAACTTCTTTTACGCGGTGAAGTTGGACGATGAGTGTAAATTTAAGAGTGCAGTATGGGTTGATGCAAGGTGTAGGGCGTCGTATGAATACTATGGAGACGTCGTGTCAGTTGATAGCACGTACAATAGAAATAG GCATGGATTACCGTTTGTGTCGTTCGTTGGGGTCAACCACCATGGTAGGTCGACCCTCCTCGGTTGTGCTTTGTTGGGGAATGAAGAAATCGGAAGTTATGAGTGGGTTTTTCTCCAATGGGTGAAGTGCATGGGAACTGCTCCAAAGTGTATCATAACCGATCAATGTCGATCCCTTTACCGTGCGATCAAAAATACTTTACCCGACACACGCCACCGGTGGTGCATTTGGCATATTATGAATAAGCTACCTTCGAAGCTTGGGGGTTACCGCCGGTACGGAGCTTTGTATGGTGACCTAAACGacattgtgtggaactctcggACGGAGGAGTCATTTGAAGATGATTGGGCTGATTTTATAGATGAGTACAACTTACATAACAACACATGGCTGTCAG GTTTA ATCTGTATGATGACCGACGCATGTGGGTCCCAATATACTTCAAGGGTGAATTTTGGACAGGAATGCGGAGTACGCAAAGGAGTGAGAGCATGCACGCATTCTACGGTGGATACTTACACA AGGGAACTGGAGGATGATGCTGCAGACTCGAGGGGGGTTATCCCTTGTGCAACTACCTCGCCTATAGAGAAACAGTTTCAGCAAGAGTATACCACGAGCATTTTTAGGGATGTTCAAATTGAGTTTGTGAGGAAGGCTAACTGCAGAGTTTCTGCAGTTGATGAACAGGGTCCAGTGGTCTGCGTGAAGGTGGAAGAGGAGAAACTACTCAACGATACTATTCTATGCGTTCCGTATGATGTTCACTTTGACCGTTCCACACATGAGCTTCGTTGTGAATGCAATCTTTTTGAGAGTTCAGGTGTGTTATGCTGTCACTGCCTTGAAGTTTTCCATTCGTATAAAGTGTACAAAGTACCGTCCTGTTATATTCTTCCTCGATGGAGCAAGAAGATAAAGTGCAAGCATACGTATGTCAAAAGTAGCCATGATGTCAGTCGGTCAGATGAGAGTCATGTTGCATTTAGGAAACTGTGTGCACACTTCTATAATGTTGCTCAAGAGTTCCTCGGTGATGATGAAGAAACAGCATTGCTGCATGTTGCCTTGGAAGAAACAAGGGCCAAGTTGGCTACGCACCGTGCCAAAAAGAGGTCCGAGAGAATGGCAGAGACTCAGACCAACATTGGCTCTCAGAGTTCGAATGATGTCGGTGTTGATGACATCCAAGGCCCATCGAAGGTCACCACAAAGGGCAGGCCAAAGAGTAAGAGGCTTGGCTCTGCCCTTGAGAAGTCCATCAAGAATTCAAGACggagaaaacaaaagaattcaCATCCG GTGGTTCGTCCGCACACATTTCAAGATATAAACCATTGTGATGTTTCTAGCCTGGATGTTCCCAAACAAGACGGTGGTTTCAT ACTGGATGTTCATTTTAGTAAGTTATTGGATGTTCAGATTAGCTATATTGGCGGATG GAAAAAAAATGTCATGGAATCAAGTCTTTCTAATGTGAAAAATAACAAAGCACTAAGCATGTCAACAGTAAGTAAACTCAGTATAACAAAGTAG